The genomic region AGCCGTCGACATGCAGTGACTTGGCCGTAGCGCGGGGCAGAAGAAGTTCGCGCGCGAATAGGTCCATTTGAACCTCGCGGCGTTGCCGACGGCTATAATCTTCCACCCGCTCGGCCCCAACCGGCGGCATTTCGGATGGCCGAGCAGTATCGATCTCGCCCGCTTCATAGCGCCGGGTCCTGTCGCCCAGCTCCACATGTCCCACTTCATGGGCCACGAGGAAGGCATCCTCGAAATCCGATCCGGTCGCCTCGTGCATGATCATGGGCAGGTCTGGATCGAAGATGGCCCTTGCGCCGTTGAGCATCGGGCTGCCCTTCTCGACCCGCTGAACTTCTACGCCGGCCCTTTCGGCAGCCGTGACAGCCAGTTGATAGGGTTTCGAGACATCGGCGCCTCTGGCGATCAGCTCTGCGTTGATTTCTGCAGCACGTTGGCGGCCGATCTCGATCGCGTCCATGTCACGCCTCGTCAACCAGCTCGGCGATTTCTTCCGGCGTGTGGCCGCATTGCGCCAAAACCGATGCCAGTTCCATTTGAGAGGTTACGTTCGGTTTTGTGTCGGCCTTATAGCTTGCGCCGGCTGCAAGAACGCGCGGAGCGTTGAGGTAGGAAGTCAGCTCTTCGATGCCGGTGCCCAATGCTTGGGCCAAGCGAGCGAGGAATCGCTTGGGAATGGACGCGAAAATCACCGCTCGATCGCGTAGTTGCATGATGACGGCCGTCTTCACACCTATCGTAGTCGCCACGTCCTTGGTGAAGCGCTTGGCGGACAGCGGTTCACCCGTAATCTGCGAAAATCTCGACCACGATGCCGCGACGACAGGGGAGTCGAGGTCAAGCGGTATCTCGCTCGCGTCGTCGAAGTCGAGCTCCAGCAATAAGTTCAAGAGATCTGACCGAAGGTCTGGATAGGTAGTTAGATATCGATCCAGGGTCTCTTTGTCGTGGTTCGGCTCGACCGCGAATGCGGCGAGAATGTTTTCAATGTCATTTGGATGCCGGTTCATTCTAAATCCTCCATAGCCTTCCGGAGCTTGCCAATAGCTCTCTTCCTGCGGTTGCGGACCGTTTGGTCGTTGCATCCGAGGAGGCCGGATATCGTGATGACTTCGGGGTCGCTCGAGGCATCGTTGTAGCCCTTGAGGGAGAGCAGAATAACTTCACGTTCTTCTGCGGGTAGCTTGTTGATCGCAACACCGAGCGCGGACCGGTAAGCCGGATCGTCAATTTTTTCGGACTTAAATGGATCGTATGATCCGGCAGCCTTCTCGACTTCGGGCGAAATCGTTTCGTCGTCGTCGTAGGACAATGGCTGATTTCGTTTTTCTTCCAGATCGGCCTTTGCGCGCGCTGTCAGACGCAACGCCTTTATGGCCGCTGCAAAATTCACCTCAAAATAATCCAGCGCAGCTAGATAGCCGTTACGGTCCTCGATCAATTTGACCTCGAAAGCAAAGACTACCGCTTCGATAATCTTTTCAGCGCGGGAGCTGACGGCCTGCTTTTCACCTACATAGTGATACGCCCCCGGCGTCGCAGCGGCCCGCTCGATCCTGGCAATCAATGCCTTGTACATAAGTTCGAACGGGACACTAGAATTGTCCCGCTTCGATTTACGGACGAAGTGCAGGAGGCATTCCGAAGGCAGGAAGTCAGGATGCCCCGGGGATGAGATTCGCATACGTTCGATCAAGTCGTCTCGAGGTATCCTCTCGAGGTATTCGATCAACGACTCGATTTCTGGCCTGCGACGATACGGCTTGCCATCAGGATAAGTCTGTCTTAGCGGCTCGACCAATAATCCCCCTCAGCTACTTGTAGGTTGTACATATTTGACGTCGCGGGTCGTTCCGCAAGGCGTTGTCCCACCTAAATTGTTGAATAAGTAAGGGACTTCGCCTTCATTCGAGGCTATTTCTACTCCGATTCCTACACTCACCTATCTCTCGAGATTGCTAATTCCGCTCAGGTTGCAGTTGCTCGTTTACCAGATGACACTGGTCGCGTCCGCTCTTTGCGGGCTTCCGAGCTATTGAGACTGAAGCGTTCTAAAGTACCGGCGAACCGCTGCAGACAAGCTCACGACCTAGCGATGTCGGCTCCGCTCATCCGACAAAC from Sinorhizobium mexicanum harbors:
- a CDS encoding RNA polymerase sigma factor; protein product: MIERMRISSPGHPDFLPSECLLHFVRKSKRDNSSVPFELMYKALIARIERAAATPGAYHYVGEKQAVSSRAEKIIEAVVFAFEVKLIEDRNGYLAALDYFEVNFAAAIKALRLTARAKADLEEKRNQPLSYDDDETISPEVEKAAGSYDPFKSEKIDDPAYRSALGVAINKLPAEEREVILLSLKGYNDASSDPEVITISGLLGCNDQTVRNRRKRAIGKLRKAMEDLE